One Pseudonocardia abyssalis DNA segment encodes these proteins:
- a CDS encoding mycofactocin-coupled SDR family oxidoreductase, protein MAGRVEGKVAFITGAARGQGRSHALRLAEEGADIIAIDICEGVPYEVSPAATEQDLAETVRQVEALDRRIVARKADVRDLDAVQAAVDDGISQLGRLDIVSANAGVVGTPTTAESLPEDQWRTMIDINLTGVWHTVKVTIPHLKAGRRGGSITLTSSVAGTRGYANMAHYVSAKHGIVGLTRTLAMELAPDSIRVNSVHPTQVNTDMIHNQPIYDLFAGKQGATKGEFAEASSRLQLLPVPWVEAVDISNALLFLASDEARYITGAALAIDAGSYLL, encoded by the coding sequence ATGGCAGGACGAGTCGAGGGCAAGGTCGCCTTCATCACCGGTGCTGCGCGCGGGCAGGGCCGCTCGCACGCGCTGCGACTGGCGGAGGAGGGCGCAGACATCATCGCGATCGACATCTGCGAAGGGGTGCCCTACGAGGTAAGCCCCGCCGCGACGGAGCAGGACCTCGCAGAGACCGTGCGCCAGGTCGAGGCTCTGGACCGGCGGATCGTCGCGAGGAAGGCGGACGTGCGGGATCTCGACGCGGTACAGGCCGCCGTCGACGACGGCATCAGCCAGCTCGGACGGCTCGACATCGTCAGTGCAAACGCGGGAGTCGTCGGCACGCCGACCACTGCTGAATCGCTTCCTGAGGACCAGTGGCGCACGATGATCGACATCAACCTGACCGGTGTGTGGCACACCGTGAAAGTGACGATTCCCCACCTCAAGGCCGGCCGCAGGGGTGGCTCGATCACCCTCACCAGCTCGGTCGCGGGCACCCGTGGATACGCCAACATGGCGCACTACGTCTCGGCCAAGCACGGAATCGTCGGTCTGACCCGCACCCTGGCGATGGAACTCGCGCCCGACAGCATCCGGGTCAACAGCGTCCACCCCACGCAGGTGAACACCGACATGATCCACAACCAGCCGATCTACGACTTGTTCGCCGGCAAGCAGGGCGCCACGAAGGGAGAGTTCGCCGAGGCGTCGAGCCGTCTCCAGCTGCTGCCTGTCCCGTGGGTGGAGGCCGTCGACATCTCCAACGCACTGCTGTTCCTCGCCAGTGACGAGGCCCGGTACATCACCGGTGCAGCTCTGGCGATCGACGCCGGGAGCTACCTACTCTGA